Proteins encoded in a region of the Candidatus Margulisiibacteriota bacterium genome:
- a CDS encoding class I SAM-dependent methyltransferase, with protein sequence MIKKNESGIYPDSYYKNSYNGRYNNYVEVPSKLDFPKSFLNVFFALPANAKVLDYGCGRGGFLKSLQYWRPDLDYYGVDVSDVGKFLPDFVEYKNILKEKCEFLGVEFDLVICSHVLEHVQYPLDIVGEIFALLKKDRYCYALAPANRSIFAIAMNFWGDYGHIRAFRKFGFRRLFVDAGFFVEKVKIIRSLKSFLVLPYLIIKPLVTFN encoded by the coding sequence ATGATAAAAAAAAATGAATCAGGTATTTATCCAGACAGTTATTATAAAAATTCTTATAATGGGAGATACAATAACTATGTGGAAGTGCCTTCAAAATTAGATTTTCCTAAGTCATTTCTGAATGTTTTTTTTGCACTTCCTGCTAATGCAAAAGTATTGGATTATGGGTGTGGTAGAGGTGGGTTTTTGAAGTCTTTACAATACTGGCGTCCAGATCTTGATTATTATGGTGTTGACGTATCTGATGTTGGTAAGTTCTTGCCTGATTTTGTTGAATATAAGAATATTTTAAAAGAAAAATGTGAATTTCTAGGTGTAGAGTTTGATTTAGTTATTTGTTCGCACGTATTAGAACATGTCCAATATCCTTTAGATATAGTAGGTGAAATTTTTGCATTATTAAAGAAAGATAGATATTGTTATGCTTTAGCCCCAGCTAATAGGTCAATTTTTGCAATAGCTATGAATTTTTGGGGAGATTATGGTCATATTAGAGCTTTTAGGAAATTTGGATTTAGGCGATTGTTCGTAGATGCAGGTTTTTTTGTAGAGAAAGTAAAAATTATTCGTAGTTTAAAGTCTTTTCTTGTGCTTCCTTATTTAATTATAAAGCCGTTGGTTACTTTTAAT